The sequence GGAAAAGAACAGGGTATAGGCCACACTTGTATGTAATACGCCCAGTAGAATGGTATAAGTAACTGCCCTGGCATCTAAGTCTACAACCGATAAAATATTTCCATCAAACAATATGAAGGGCAGCAAAACAATCATCGCCGTAAATATTTGTACAAAGGTTGCCGTTTGATTATCCACCCTGATTTTAATACTGCGGTTAATCAACACAATGGTTGCGTAAAGCATCCCTGAAATAGCACTAAGTGCCAGTCCCATGTATCCATAACCTTCTGCTAAATTATCTCCAACAATCAGACAGAGGCCTAGAAAGGAGATAAAAATAACTGCAATTTGAATCTTTGAGATAGTCTCTTTCAATAACAGCGGTGCAGCAACCATGACATATACCGGACACATATTGTAGATCATAACGGCAGATGCAATACTGGTATGTTTGAACCCATAAAATAAAGTTAACCAGCCAAAACCCAGTAATGCACCTGAAATAAGATAGGGTTTTAACAGAGACCATTTTAACTGATCCGATTTTTTCATTTTCATAACTACAAAAAGAACCGGCAGGGCAATTAAGGCTCTCAGAAAAGCTAAACTTAAAGCAGATAAGGGGATGGATCTGGTAAACACACCCAGACTCCCCCAGATAATCATAATAAGTACTAATTTAATTCTATTCATAGCCACTCTCCTTATCTTTGCTAAGTTTAGATTAGCTAAATAATAAGGAGCTGTATTGTATAAAATTGACACTATCCTTTTATTTGCTGTGTATAGGTTGCCGGAGTAATACCATACATTTTCTTGAATTCTCGTATCAAATGGGCTTGATCATAAAATCTCAATTCCTCACAAATATCAAAAACGTCTACACCTTCACTTAATAACCTCTTTGCTTCAGCTACCCGATATTGTAAATGGTAGGCAGCAGGTGTGGTGACATATAATTTCTTAAAATTCCTGATTATAGAGAATTTATTTAACCCGGATATCTGCTGAAGTTTATCTAAGGTTATAACATCATTCACGTGAGTTAAGATATAATCATGGATGGTTTTGACCATTTCACTGGTATCTGTAGTAGTATTTTCCGAAATCTCTTTATCTCCAAACTCCAACAATAATTCAATAAGAATATTTTCCAAGGTGTCCGGAATCTTTTCTATTAGCAGTTGTTCAATGAAGCCTTTTAATTTCTGGGCTTGATTCCCTGTTAACTGTTTTGCTTGACTAAAGCATACTAAATCACTGTAGTAACTGGGATCAACAAATAACATAACATAGGCCCAGTGATTGATATCTTTTGGTGCACATCTGTGAGTCAGCAATGGAGGTATAATGACTCCATCGCCTGATCTATAATGGATAATCCCATCGTTCAATGACAAATCAGTGGATCCTTCCAGGATATACCCTAAGGAAAGTTCATTATGGACGTGTGACTTATAAGCATGGGGATTGTTTCTACACCGCTTGATTTCCACGCCTTCAATAATACTTCTGCTAAATTCCATATGTCTGTCTCGTTCAAAACTACTCAGATAATCCTTGTCCGATATATTCAAAATTCAAGCACTTTCCTTTCATTTTTTTACCTCTAAGTATAGGTTACCACACCAATCTATCTTTCCTGTATATCTGAAAAACTTTTTATGATTCATCTATAAAACGCAACCTAATAATAACAAAGAGGGGCTAATACACCCCTCAAATTTAACCCTATATAATTGACGGAATAAATGAAGTTGATCCTTGTGTGTAGTTCAAATGGTGCATCGATGCACCATTTGACTTCTCTTCTCAGGCAAGGGAGGAGAGTTTAGGTAATACCACTATAGGATATGCCGAGCTCCAGACAAGGGTGAGGGCTCTAGTGCCCATAAAAGAATAGGTTTCTGGACAAAGATGCTTCCCTACAGTAACCATAGTACAAGCAGATTCATATTATATAGAACCATGCCGAATCTAGCGGCCTCTGGATCAAGAGGGGAGGGAAAAGAGATGCCTATCATTGATAAGCCGTTGACTTCAACCTTAGTGTTGAAATATGAAGACGGGGTGGCACCTGCCGGTGGTCCCCAAATCAAGCAAAAGAGCTTAAACTTCGTGAAACCCGATGCTGATCATGAAGCCCTTCACGAAGTTGCTGCCGCCCTATTCAGCCTCTCAGAAAACCCGCTCAATGCCGTGATTTTGCGTGATAGTACGGAGTTAGTGGAAGAACCGGAAGAATAGCACCCTCTCACTCTTGGATGGGGCTGTGTCGAAACTTTAGTTTCACGCAGCCCTTTGAAGAGAAAAATTAACCCAGTGGGGCCTTGGCGGAATATTTTATTGACTAAGCAACTCATTAAGATTCCCGGTAAGGTTATTGACAAAGGTATCGTTATCTTGGATCACCCACATTTTTTTTGCCTTATCTTTGTTCAATGTAATCTCAAGTTCATTTGTCAGAACGGGAGCATCCGGCTTTGATATACTTTCCTCCAGATGCTTCATCAAGTTTTCTTCCATTTTTTCATCAGAAATTTCTTCGCCTGCGAAAGCGGAATTAAACGCTTCATCCATGATTTTCCCAATTATCTCTTCAAAAATTTTCTGGAGATCTAGATTGGTTAGCTTGACTTTAACAGTTGCCGTCTCGCCTTCTTCTACTGAAGAGAGGATTTCATGTTTCGTTTTTGAAAAGATTAATTTTGCAAGCTTTTCTTCATTTGGGTCAGCAAATGTAAAATTACCGGTATCAGAGGCACAATATGACTCTGCCTTTTTCAAATCAGCTTCGCTTAATGATTTGAAAAACCCATTTACGCTTTCTTCCGCCTTTGGAAACTCAGTATTCGTGCAACCAACCATAGAAAAAACTAATGTGATAATTGCCAAGATGACTAGCCATCTTGATGGGTGTGAAAATTTTGTCATGATATCTCCCCTTTAGTTTAATTTCAATCGAGTAATATAAATTTCTACAATTTTCTCGATTATTTTCATTGTAAATAAAAAAGCCCGACATTTAACCTATCGAAAGTTAGGTGAAAAGTAGGGCTTTTTTCTGTTTTTTATAAAAATTTAAAACTCAGTTGATTATGTTAAGACGTCTTGCCTTGTCCACTGCCTGAGTGCGCTTATTGACTTCCAGCTTGGAAAATATGTTGTTGATATGCCATTTGGCAGTTCCGGTTGTAATGAAAAGCTTTACAGCGATCTCATCATTGGACAGACCTTCGGCTATAAGCAGGAGAATCTCTATTTCCCTTTTCCTGAGAAGATCTGTCTGGCCGTAAATTTTTTTTGTCTCTTTCTCGAATAATTTATCAATAAATTCCGGAGCCATATCTCTCACTTTAGAAGGCAGTTCCAGCAGCTCGCTTCCCTCATCGATAAAATATCTTGCATAGCCTTCAGGGGCGGCTAGTGTCACTGCTTCTCTGACATAGACCAGAGCTTCGGCCTCCCTCCCCAAGTGTTTCTTGACCAGAGCTGACAGCAGAAGGACTGTAATTAACTCTCCATGCCTGCCTTCTTTTCTGACAAGTTCTTCTTTCTCTTCAAGAGCTGTCCGGGCATTGAAGAAATCTTTCTGCGCAATCAAAGCCCTTATGTAGGTAAAATAGGGGTTTATGTCCGATATCCCCGATATCCTATCAAAGGTGATTCCCGGTTCCTTCAGCCACATGGAAATCCTCTCAATATTACCTTCCCTAAGAAACAGCTCCATTTCCAATGCTTCAAAAAATACGGTGATCCTATAGGCTATAAAATCTTTATAATAAGCTTTTAATCGATATGCCATTTCGAAAGCCTTTTCCTTTTCTCCCGTATTATAAAGCAACAATACTAAATACCATTCCCCCAGCCCTCCCAAATGAGCAAAACCCAGTTCCTGGTATGATGCGATGCCTTCTTCCAGATACTTTTGCGCTTCTTCCAGCTTATTGGCGCAATACAGCAGCATCCCCACAGGCAAATAGACAATTTTGGCCATCGGCAAGTGATTCCCGCCATGATCCGTTAATCTTTCCAGGGTTCTTTCACATAAGGCGAGGGCTTCTCTTCTCTTCCCCATGCAATTAAGATAAAATGCCACATCGTGAAGAGAAGTCACCTCCAGGAAACGGTAACCTTTTCTGCGGGCTCCTTCATGAACCTTGGCATGCAAGGCTTCCGCTTTGCGGGTATGTCCGTTCAAACCATTGGCGTGTCCCAGAGCAATTAACCCTCCATAATAGAAAAGCTCCTGCTTGTCCTTCACGAGTGAAAGGCCTTCTTCTGCATCCTTCAAAGCCTGCTCTTTATCGTCACTTTTATATCTGAAAGGCGCGGATGCCTTTGCCATTCCTAGGATTATCGGATCATTGTTGCTCTCCTCTATATATTCCAAGCTATCGATCACTTGATTTGCTTCATTGATTTCTCCTGTAATCAACAGGCACCAGGCCCTATATACTTCCAGAATACCCTCCTTTTCCTTCTTTATTGCCAATACTGAATTCAACCATGAAAGTAGGGTTTTTAACTCCCCTTTTTGAAAAAGCTCCATTGCCTTATCTTTAACCAGACTTGCCGCCGCCTCTCCGTCTCTCGCCTCCAAGGCATATTCCAGAGCCGCTTCGGTAAATCCGTTCTCCCTGCACCACAGACTCGCCTTTCTGCACATTTCTGCCTTCCGGTCCTTATTCAGGCCCATCCTTAAAAATTCAGAGAATAGATGATGGTATCGATACCAGGTATACGTGTCATCCAAGGGTACAATAAAGAGATTATCCTTTTCCAACTGTTTTATGATTTTTCTGCTGTCTTTGATGCCCGTTACAGCTTCGCAGAGCTCTCCGTTAAATCTTTTCAACGTACAGGTCCCGTTCAGAAAAATACGGATTTGCTCCTCCTGGCTTTTCAGTACCTCATCCATTAGGTAGTCTGCAATGAACCGATTATTACCGTTAAATTCTTTCATAAAGCTTTTCGCCCGGGCTTTTTCCATATTCTTTATGGACAAACCGGTCAATTGCATGCCCGCAGCCCAGCCTTCCGTCTGCTTTTCAACGATTTTCAGCATATCATCGTCAAAATCTAAATTGAAATATCTGCTAAAGAAACTGCTGATCTCTGGACTTGTGAATTTTAAATCCGTGGAATTCAGCTCGGTTATTTTATCTTCAACTCTCCACCTGGAAAAGGCCAAAGAGGGTTCCTTGCGAGTAATTAAAATAAGTCTTGGAGCTGTGGAATCAAGCAGTTTTTTTAACAGTTCATTGATGTAGGCGTTATTAATAACATGGTAATCATCAAAAACCAGAATAAAAGGCTCTTGAACCTGTTCCAGCTCTCTTGCCATATATAAACTAACAGTTTCCACACCCGGCAGCTTTGGTGCAGCCATCAAATCCTCTACCATTGTTCCGAACCTTTTATTTATCTTTCGGACTGTGGCGAGCAGATAGCATATGAACTTTAAAGGATCGTTATCATATTCATCCAGAGATAACCAAGTGTAATTGTAGTCCAACCGGCTTAGCCACCCGGAAATAAGCGTTGTTTTACCGTATCCCGCCGGAGCGGAAACAATAAATATTTTATGCGCTTTATCCAGTCCCTCATCTAGCTTTTTATTAAGAATATCCCTGCGTATATGGTTCAGTCTGACAGACGGCATATGCAGCTTTGTATCCAGAAGAAATTTTGTATCCATTTTTCCCCTCGTACATGAAAAATTATCCTAATATAATATCGTATTATTTTGATAAAAAGAATAGCTTCCATCACATATTGCTAATAATCGAATTTCAAATTCAAGACGGCAAAAGCTTCCTTGCCTCGGCAGCAGTCATAGATATTTAATGTCTCTAATGTTTTTGGCACTACCAGTCAACTGGATTATGGTCTCTAAGTGCCTTGAAGATACCAAAAAGATGCCGCTTCCGGCATCTTTTTGTGAGCTAGTCTCGATCCTTTTTAATATTCAAATTTGTTTTAATCCCGGGAGGATATTTTTTCAGCGTCTCCACCATGTTAGTCGCTATCTTTAACGCTTCTTTCCTGTTTACTTCCTTCTTTACTGGGT comes from Desulfosporosinus meridiei DSM 13257 and encodes:
- a CDS encoding DUF1659 domain-containing protein, which encodes MPIIDKPLTSTLVLKYEDGVAPAGGPQIKQKSLNFVKPDADHEALHEVAAALFSLSENPLNAVILRDSTELVEEPEE
- a CDS encoding LuxR C-terminal-related transcriptional regulator; the protein is MDTKFLLDTKLHMPSVRLNHIRRDILNKKLDEGLDKAHKIFIVSAPAGYGKTTLISGWLSRLDYNYTWLSLDEYDNDPLKFICYLLATVRKINKRFGTMVEDLMAAPKLPGVETVSLYMARELEQVQEPFILVFDDYHVINNAYINELLKKLLDSTAPRLILITRKEPSLAFSRWRVEDKITELNSTDLKFTSPEISSFFSRYFNLDFDDDMLKIVEKQTEGWAAGMQLTGLSIKNMEKARAKSFMKEFNGNNRFIADYLMDEVLKSQEEQIRIFLNGTCTLKRFNGELCEAVTGIKDSRKIIKQLEKDNLFIVPLDDTYTWYRYHHLFSEFLRMGLNKDRKAEMCRKASLWCRENGFTEAALEYALEARDGEAAASLVKDKAMELFQKGELKTLLSWLNSVLAIKKEKEGILEVYRAWCLLITGEINEANQVIDSLEYIEESNNDPIILGMAKASAPFRYKSDDKEQALKDAEEGLSLVKDKQELFYYGGLIALGHANGLNGHTRKAEALHAKVHEGARRKGYRFLEVTSLHDVAFYLNCMGKRREALALCERTLERLTDHGGNHLPMAKIVYLPVGMLLYCANKLEEAQKYLEEGIASYQELGFAHLGGLGEWYLVLLLYNTGEKEKAFEMAYRLKAYYKDFIAYRITVFFEALEMELFLREGNIERISMWLKEPGITFDRISGISDINPYFTYIRALIAQKDFFNARTALEEKEELVRKEGRHGELITVLLLSALVKKHLGREAEALVYVREAVTLAAPEGYARYFIDEGSELLELPSKVRDMAPEFIDKLFEKETKKIYGQTDLLRKREIEILLLIAEGLSNDEIAVKLFITTGTAKWHINNIFSKLEVNKRTQAVDKARRLNIIN
- a CDS encoding DMT family transporter, translated to MNRIKLVLIMIIWGSLGVFTRSIPLSALSLAFLRALIALPVLFVVMKMKKSDQLKWSLLKPYLISGALLGFGWLTLFYGFKHTSIASAVMIYNMCPVYVMVAAPLLLKETISKIQIAVIFISFLGLCLIVGDNLAEGYGYMGLALSAISGMLYATIVLINRSIKIRVDNQTATFVQIFTAMIVLLPFILFDGNILSVVDLDARAVTYTILLGVLHTSVAYTLFFSLYTHMKSVEIVSYSYLEPLFGILFSVIFLGETLTLPQIMGGILILGSTYIGEILKDRRFFKNKTTINRSPNIKTSFDVSSSKD
- a CDS encoding AraC family transcriptional regulator, with amino-acid sequence MEFSRSIIEGVEIKRCRNNPHAYKSHVHNELSLGYILEGSTDLSLNDGIIHYRSGDGVIIPPLLTHRCAPKDINHWAYVMLFVDPSYYSDLVCFSQAKQLTGNQAQKLKGFIEQLLIEKIPDTLENILIELLLEFGDKEISENTTTDTSEMVKTIHDYILTHVNDVITLDKLQQISGLNKFSIIRNFKKLYVTTPAAYHLQYRVAEAKRLLSEGVDVFDICEELRFYDQAHLIREFKKMYGITPATYTQQIKG